From the genome of Nodosilinea sp. FACHB-141, one region includes:
- a CDS encoding PTPA-CTERM sorting domain-containing protein, translated as MNLKAVSVMSATVVLSTVVGITAFSSSAQAFTLTGENTLALSGRAKFDTKTGKLDFRDLTTNGNKGYGTPTGLASITTSSSGRFENLINRVATLKDITLTSQGGDVWEYTGSTLPNFITVDTLGFSLSVFRLVKTNSDWMANVEGQFQDTALPAFGEFDPLNDVDFVKASNGSSYSFDIEEVPTPALLPGLIGLGVAALRRKNEEAEENA; from the coding sequence ATGAACCTCAAAGCAGTTTCAGTGATGAGCGCTACCGTGGTGCTCAGCACTGTGGTAGGAATTACAGCCTTTTCTTCCTCAGCTCAAGCATTTACTCTAACCGGAGAGAATACCTTAGCTTTATCTGGAAGAGCCAAATTTGATACTAAGACTGGTAAGCTTGATTTCCGAGATCTTACGACTAATGGAAATAAGGGATACGGTACACCTACTGGTTTAGCTAGTATAACAACGTCTAGCAGCGGTAGGTTTGAGAATTTGATTAATCGTGTGGCGACGCTAAAGGATATTACTCTAACTAGCCAGGGTGGTGATGTTTGGGAATATACAGGGTCAACCTTACCCAACTTCATTACTGTCGACACATTAGGCTTCAGCTTATCTGTCTTTAGGCTAGTCAAAACAAATAGTGACTGGATGGCTAATGTTGAGGGTCAATTCCAAGATACAGCCTTACCCGCTTTTGGTGAATTTGACCCTCTTAATGACGTTGACTTTGTCAAGGCATCAAATGGTTCGAGCTACTCATTTGATATTGAGGAAGTTCCTACCCCCGCTCTTCTGCCTGGCCTAATTGGTCTAGGCGTAGCAGCGCTGCGTCGTAAAAATGAAGAAGCTGAAGAAAACGCCTAG
- a CDS encoding efflux RND transporter periplasmic adaptor subunit, giving the protein MPPEPHPDTSTRANVSADADPLSPDPLASVETARPLSPGLFDDDLLDDGDRANSRPGLRWIVASGLVLVLGVGGWLGYHAWQRRSVDPVVVTTGTPSRDTLENRVDASGTMSLGNQQILKAPGDVTVEAVLVEERQRVERGTVLLRLRDRSLEQELDEAQIETEILRLQRQRNAEVLQDHRRTVQRAEERLSESRSLVDQGFISEDDYNDDRNALEAAQAELRGAEVELQRSELEIRQNQAKLTNVRARIADNAIVAPFDAVVLNIDVQPGDGVQSEGTLLTIGDPNQEVVLFDLMTLDANKVLVNMPVRVSIIGPNPEKYLGRVVSIAPQAITDSDSDGGGGSQAMVKAIAQLDRPSDVLIPGSSVSVEVILVQRENALALPTNAIQQADGETFVWVVDADSRAQKRPVTTGLDTLEAVEIVSGLQDTDTVILIPPPDQPLEPGMTVETTPSGFPAGSPRPTL; this is encoded by the coding sequence GTGCCGCCCGAACCCCACCCCGACACCTCCACCCGTGCCAATGTCTCGGCAGATGCTGACCCGCTCTCGCCAGATCCTTTAGCTTCGGTGGAAACCGCCAGACCCCTCAGTCCTGGCCTATTCGATGACGACCTGCTCGACGATGGCGATCGGGCCAACTCTCGCCCTGGACTGAGGTGGATCGTGGCGTCGGGGCTGGTGCTGGTGCTGGGCGTGGGAGGTTGGCTGGGCTACCACGCCTGGCAGCGCCGCAGCGTTGACCCCGTGGTGGTGACTACGGGTACCCCCAGCCGCGACACCCTAGAAAACCGGGTTGATGCCTCCGGCACCATGAGCCTGGGCAACCAGCAAATTCTTAAAGCACCGGGGGATGTCACTGTGGAGGCGGTGCTGGTAGAAGAGCGCCAGCGGGTAGAGCGGGGCACAGTGCTGCTGCGGCTGCGCGATCGCAGCCTAGAGCAAGAGCTGGACGAGGCCCAAATTGAGACCGAAATTCTCAGGCTGCAGCGGCAGCGCAACGCCGAGGTGCTGCAAGACCACCGGCGCACAGTGCAGAGGGCTGAAGAGCGGCTGAGTGAATCGCGATCGCTAGTTGATCAGGGGTTTATCTCCGAGGATGACTACAACGACGATCGCAACGCTTTAGAGGCGGCCCAGGCTGAGCTGCGGGGGGCTGAGGTTGAGCTACAGCGCTCCGAGTTAGAGATTCGTCAAAATCAGGCTAAACTAACTAACGTTCGCGCCCGCATTGCCGACAACGCCATCGTCGCCCCCTTTGACGCCGTAGTGCTCAATATCGACGTGCAACCCGGCGACGGCGTGCAGAGCGAAGGCACCCTGCTCACCATCGGTGACCCCAACCAAGAGGTGGTGCTATTTGACCTCATGACCCTCGACGCCAACAAGGTGTTGGTCAACATGCCCGTGCGGGTCAGCATCATCGGCCCCAACCCAGAAAAATATTTAGGTCGGGTGGTCAGCATTGCCCCCCAGGCGATTACCGACAGCGACAGCGACGGCGGCGGTGGCTCCCAGGCCATGGTCAAGGCGATCGCCCAGCTCGATCGCCCCAGCGATGTACTCATCCCCGGTAGCTCCGTCAGCGTCGAGGTCATTCTGGTGCAGCGAGAGAATGCCCTAGCCCTGCCGACCAACGCGATTCAGCAAGCAGACGGCGAAACCTTTGTCTGGGTCGTCGATGCCGACAGCCGCGCCCAAAAGCGCCCCGTCACCACCGGCCTCGACACCCTAGAGGCGGTTGAAATTGTCTCTGGCCTACAAGACACCGACACCGTCATTCTCATCCCCCCACCCGACCAACCCCTCGAACCCGGCATGACCGTAGAAACAACCCCCTCTGGCTTCCCCGCCGGCAGCCCCCGCCCCACCCTCTAA
- a CDS encoding PTPA-CTERM sorting domain-containing protein — protein MSFRTFGLGLSAAAAFSAVAVLEAPVQAASITNQTLSFTGSARLETPDAVTSLLNFSSYDNTTAGTVTLADASADVFGAAGSSFSLGDLSLTKTNATTWELTPGSTNSWLTGLADGIGFTLEQFILEQVSVTAGPATIPLYVAFVSGFFTPSGLAGSGALTAQGSLVFNSGSSFSADITAVPTPALLPGLVGLGAMALRKRSQDSFEEEA, from the coding sequence ATGAGTTTTAGAACTTTTGGCTTAGGCCTAAGTGCCGCTGCTGCCTTTTCCGCAGTAGCTGTTTTAGAGGCTCCAGTTCAGGCAGCAAGCATTACAAACCAAACCCTGAGCTTTACCGGCTCAGCCCGCCTAGAAACCCCAGATGCTGTTACTAGCCTACTAAACTTCTCAAGCTATGACAATACAACCGCGGGAACTGTAACTCTCGCAGACGCCAGTGCTGATGTTTTTGGTGCTGCAGGTTCATCTTTCAGCCTAGGCGACCTATCGCTAACAAAAACCAACGCCACCACTTGGGAGTTGACGCCTGGGTCCACCAACAGTTGGCTAACAGGGTTGGCCGACGGCATTGGGTTTACCCTTGAGCAGTTTATACTCGAGCAAGTCTCTGTAACTGCTGGGCCTGCTACCATACCCCTTTACGTAGCCTTTGTTTCGGGCTTCTTTACGCCGTCTGGCCTGGCTGGCAGTGGTGCACTAACCGCCCAAGGCAGCCTGGTGTTTAATAGTGGTTCGTCGTTCTCAGCTGACATTACCGCAGTACCAACTCCGGCGTTGTTGCCTGGGTTAGTTGGTCTGGGTGCTATGGCGCTCCGTAAGCGATCGCAAGACAGTTTTGAGGAAGAAGCTTAA
- a CDS encoding ABC transporter ATP-binding protein encodes MSPTPHPSPAAVITMENVSRVFGSGEAAVRACDRINITIHSGEYCAIMGQSGSGKSTLMNIIGCLDRPTRGRYLLDGTDVSTVDKTRLTRIRNRKIGFIFQRYELLPNLTALENVILPMMYAGLGRSVRQRRAAAALTHMGLANRMDKRPSQLSGGQQQRVAIARAIVNQPVLLLADEPTGALDSQSATEVLGIFEALHQRGITIVMVTHSHEVARHSQRIIMMSDGRVTDAHLSPAELGHLAPL; translated from the coding sequence ATGTCTCCAACGCCCCATCCCTCACCCGCCGCCGTCATCACCATGGAGAATGTGTCGCGGGTGTTTGGCAGCGGCGAGGCGGCGGTGCGGGCCTGCGATCGCATCAATATCACCATTCACTCCGGCGAGTACTGCGCCATTATGGGCCAGTCGGGCTCGGGTAAATCGACGCTGATGAACATCATTGGCTGCCTCGATCGCCCTACCCGCGGGCGCTACTTACTCGACGGCACCGATGTCTCAACAGTCGACAAAACCCGGCTAACCCGCATTCGCAACCGCAAAATTGGCTTTATTTTTCAGCGCTACGAGCTACTGCCCAACCTGACGGCGTTAGAAAACGTGATTTTGCCGATGATGTATGCCGGTTTAGGGCGATCGGTGCGGCAGCGCCGAGCCGCTGCGGCCCTCACCCACATGGGCCTGGCCAACCGCATGGATAAACGCCCCTCTCAACTGTCGGGTGGGCAGCAGCAGCGGGTCGCCATTGCCCGCGCCATCGTCAACCAGCCGGTGCTCTTGCTGGCCGATGAGCCTACCGGGGCACTCGATTCGCAGTCGGCCACCGAGGTGCTGGGCATTTTTGAGGCCCTGCATCAGCGGGGCATTACTATCGTCATGGTGACCCACTCCCACGAGGTGGCCCGCCACAGTCAGCGCATTATTATGATGAGCGATGGCAGGGTAACCGACGCTCACCTCAGCCCCGCTGAACTGGGCCACCTGGCCCCCCTGTAG
- a CDS encoding TolC family protein, translating to MEILAASARWALRAGWALGLYSAIALPALAETIPLVEPAPDTPSLEPTLPTAAAAEIVTLTLTDLLNLTLEGNRELRNQALGCIVQRQQLAAAEQIFNPRLTPTLRVDATRSRFGNGGDVESNPGSVLLEGSDTDLDQQVRLDTTLTTRLGTRFELGLTPFEGGQLVQFGVRQPLLRGFGTAVNEAPLNQARLGETRNQLALRSTVIDTLTTAILSYNNLVSAQAQVDIQTQALERRQQQLDILQALVEAGRRAPIDLFDPERSLADAQRSLVDAQNQLDQANSTLLNLIGTDRNLRFVASVETIAELFAAAADQLATYQPDALVDLALTQRTDYQQAQLQRQQQELDLLVAQDNLRWQLDAVADGTLGDGSRSAMGLVATRTFGDPQPATDRLTSDITLQQQDNTLAQLQDQIRNDVVAGLSSARASLSQVVAAERATLNARRQLEADQEQFRLGRGNITLFQLISQEEALVTAETNELEARIDFLNSVAQLEQTVGITFERWAAELEIAPELQG from the coding sequence ATGGAAATTTTGGCCGCTTCAGCGCGTTGGGCGCTAAGAGCCGGTTGGGCTCTAGGGCTTTATAGCGCGATCGCCCTTCCCGCTCTAGCCGAGACTATCCCCCTCGTGGAGCCTGCCCCTGACACACCATCCCTCGAACCAACCCTGCCGACAGCGGCGGCTGCCGAGATTGTGACACTCACGCTCACCGACTTGCTCAACCTGACGTTGGAGGGCAACCGCGAGCTGCGTAACCAGGCTCTGGGATGTATTGTGCAGCGGCAGCAACTCGCTGCCGCCGAGCAAATTTTTAACCCGCGTCTAACGCCCACCCTGCGGGTTGATGCCACCCGCAGTCGCTTTGGCAATGGCGGTGACGTGGAGTCAAATCCAGGCTCAGTGCTGCTGGAGGGCAGTGACACTGACCTTGACCAGCAGGTACGGCTCGACACCACCCTCACCACCCGCCTGGGCACCCGCTTTGAGCTGGGGCTAACGCCCTTTGAGGGGGGACAGTTGGTACAGTTTGGAGTCAGACAACCCCTGCTGCGGGGCTTCGGCACCGCTGTCAATGAGGCCCCGCTTAACCAGGCCCGCCTAGGCGAAACCCGCAATCAGCTGGCTCTGCGCAGCACCGTCATCGACACCCTTACTACCGCCATTCTCAGCTACAACAATCTAGTTAGTGCCCAAGCCCAGGTCGACATTCAGACCCAAGCTTTAGAGCGGCGGCAGCAGCAGCTCGACATTTTGCAGGCCCTGGTAGAAGCGGGGCGGCGGGCTCCTATTGACCTGTTTGACCCGGAGCGATCGCTAGCCGATGCCCAGCGCAGCCTCGTCGATGCCCAAAATCAGCTCGACCAGGCCAATAGCACCCTACTCAACTTAATTGGTACCGATCGCAACCTGCGCTTTGTGGCGTCTGTTGAGACCATTGCCGAGCTGTTTGCTGCCGCCGCCGACCAGTTGGCCACCTACCAGCCCGACGCCTTGGTAGACCTCGCTCTAACCCAACGCACCGATTACCAGCAGGCCCAGCTTCAGCGGCAGCAGCAGGAACTTGACCTGCTGGTGGCCCAAGATAACCTGCGCTGGCAGCTCGACGCCGTCGCCGATGGCACCCTGGGCGATGGCTCCCGCAGCGCTATGGGGCTAGTGGCTACCCGCACCTTTGGCGATCCCCAACCCGCAACCGACCGTTTGACCAGCGACATCACTCTGCAACAGCAAGACAACACTTTAGCCCAATTGCAAGACCAGATTCGCAACGATGTCGTCGCCGGGCTCAGCTCAGCTCGGGCTAGCCTGAGCCAGGTGGTCGCTGCAGAGCGAGCTACCCTCAATGCTCGCCGTCAGCTTGAAGCAGACCAGGAGCAATTTCGCCTAGGGCGGGGCAATATCACGTTGTTTCAGCTGATTAGTCAGGAAGAAGCTCTCGTGACGGCCGAAACCAATGAGCTGGAGGCCCGCATTGACTTCCTCAACAGCGTTGCCCAGCTAGAGCAGACCGTGGGCATTACGTTCGAGCGCTGGGCGGCGGAGCTAGAGATTGCCCCTGAGCTACAGGGGTAG
- a CDS encoding ABC transporter permease produces MPLSPLDLSLTTLRDLTGNWVRSGLTALGIFMGVAAVNATLNIDTIANRVLQEQLAARDNPNITPFVYGRSLPPVEFDQAAIAEIQAAVPGILSISRVTQLWGTEVQYQGTITDSVDALSVSENYQRTTGRQVLDGRFFDPEDFNAFRPVTVIDTVLAQQLFQEATPLGEGIFINGTRFTVIGLIENKNLYGSEEGEPTGTLWVPEPYGNLLQGGFRFGGQIQIALQSLDDFETTRDSVEAQLQQMFPGYELYIDGNVADLYEEEQRQRASIRVLKAVGLLALVIGGVGIANITIAAIMERTREIGLRRAIGATDLEIMAQFIAEAALLSLIGGTTAVATVHGLTKVATTTVFEAPYEFNWRDAALSMGAAFGVGVGASFLPALRVTQIDVVQALRGE; encoded by the coding sequence ATGCCCCTCTCCCCCCTCGACCTCAGCCTCACCACCCTGAGGGATCTAACCGGCAACTGGGTGCGATCGGGCCTCACCGCCCTGGGTATTTTCATGGGGGTTGCCGCTGTCAACGCCACCCTCAATATCGACACCATTGCCAACCGGGTGCTGCAAGAGCAGCTGGCGGCCAGGGATAACCCCAACATCACCCCTTTTGTCTACGGGCGCAGCCTCCCCCCAGTGGAATTTGATCAGGCGGCGATCGCAGAAATTCAAGCGGCCGTCCCCGGCATTCTCAGCATTAGTCGGGTGACTCAACTATGGGGAACAGAGGTGCAGTACCAGGGCACCATTACCGACAGCGTTGATGCCCTGAGCGTGTCAGAGAACTACCAGCGCACCACTGGGCGGCAGGTCCTCGACGGCCGATTTTTTGACCCCGAAGACTTTAACGCCTTTCGTCCCGTCACCGTTATCGATACCGTACTAGCTCAGCAGCTCTTTCAAGAGGCTACGCCCCTGGGTGAAGGTATTTTTATCAACGGCACCCGCTTCACCGTGATCGGTTTAATTGAAAACAAAAACCTCTACGGCAGCGAGGAGGGAGAACCCACCGGCACTCTCTGGGTGCCCGAACCCTACGGTAACTTGCTCCAGGGAGGCTTTCGCTTCGGGGGACAAATTCAAATTGCCTTGCAAAGCCTCGACGATTTTGAGACTACCCGCGACAGTGTTGAAGCCCAGCTTCAGCAGATGTTTCCAGGCTACGAACTGTATATCGATGGCAATGTCGCAGATCTCTACGAAGAAGAGCAGCGCCAGCGGGCTTCCATTCGCGTGCTCAAGGCCGTGGGTCTGCTGGCCCTGGTGATTGGCGGCGTCGGCATCGCCAACATCACCATCGCCGCCATTATGGAACGCACCCGCGAGATTGGTCTGCGTCGCGCCATTGGGGCCACCGATTTAGAAATCATGGCCCAGTTTATCGCCGAAGCTGCCTTGCTCAGCCTAATTGGCGGTACCACGGCGGTGGCCACCGTCCACGGGTTGACGAAAGTGGCGACTACCACTGTATTTGAGGCCCCCTACGAGTTCAACTGGCGCGATGCGGCCCTGTCGATGGGAGCCGCCTTTGGTGTCGGCGTTGGTGCTAGTTTCCTGCCCGCCCTGCGGGTGACACAGATCGATGTCGTGCAGGCACTGCGAGGAGAGTAG
- a CDS encoding chloride channel protein, producing the protein MLLKRLEPLLSRKRVAIVEACVIGLVSGLAAVLLKQGVELLTFWRTSSTLPLWLALPTIGLVGGCLSGWLVERLAPEASGSGIPQVKAALGFAKIPLNLRVALVKLVSTLLALGSGLSLGRQGPTVQIGAGLAAQLSRWVPTSPEYRRQLISAGAAAGLAAGFNAPIAGVLFVVEELLQDFSDLTLGSAILASFIGAVVSRLLGGQGLNLTMDARQISLSMHDLPFLIILGLMAGLLGSLFRRGIFGSLAFFRQFKGLGLPGRIGLAGLITGLVGVFVPVASIDNTGLQEFLVTGSAGWQMIAIAFVAKFLLTLLAYGSGAPGGIFAPSLVLGAALGCLVSFFAQGVYTGFGAWPPPADLATTTTYALTGMGAFFSAVTGVPITAIVIVFEMTANFNLVLPLMIGSGVAYLIADRANDGSIYNRLLALQGIHLEPVPQANNPWGHLKAADLMQRRVETLSSQMSLPEVVQAFSRSHHRGFPVLEDGRLVGIVTQSDLSDSTTQGLDDDAALANIMTPHPVTVAPDAPLPRVLHLLNRLKLSRLPVTQGNKLVGIITRADIIRAECDQVSGDQLKLGPQAEPSYVVFQQQAPATGQGRLLLPLADPRTAPDLIKIAAAIAHGLHYELECIHVVPVPRSVAPAEAKVDLQGVEPLRQLALSYAENSGLSVHFQVRAAHEIGRTLLEVIKERHIDLVLMGWHHPSLTPGRVISGVVDTLIRQAPCQVVVVRPGRNLTFNHWLIPTAGGPNAQSAQALLPGLLTLGHSPEVQLCTICHPEKGECLTLQHLSEMADGLKETLRRPVYTQVLTHPSVSEAIVDMANLCHSDAILLGASRENLLSQVIKGNVPLEIAQNTQITVILLRQVEG; encoded by the coding sequence ATGTTGTTAAAGCGCCTGGAACCCTTGCTGAGCCGCAAGCGGGTAGCCATTGTTGAGGCGTGTGTTATTGGGCTGGTGTCGGGGCTAGCAGCGGTGCTGCTCAAGCAGGGGGTCGAGCTGCTTACCTTCTGGCGCACCTCCAGCACCCTACCGTTGTGGCTGGCGCTACCCACGATTGGTTTGGTGGGCGGCTGTCTGTCAGGCTGGTTGGTTGAACGGCTGGCTCCGGAGGCGTCGGGCAGTGGTATTCCTCAAGTTAAAGCAGCGCTTGGCTTCGCCAAAATTCCGCTAAACCTGCGCGTGGCGTTGGTGAAGCTGGTCAGCACTCTCTTGGCGCTGGGGTCAGGTCTTTCTCTAGGGCGGCAGGGACCAACGGTGCAAATTGGCGCCGGCCTAGCGGCGCAGCTGAGCCGTTGGGTGCCTACATCCCCTGAATATCGGCGACAGTTAATCTCCGCTGGCGCGGCTGCCGGTCTGGCGGCAGGCTTCAATGCCCCCATTGCTGGGGTGCTGTTCGTAGTTGAAGAGCTGCTACAAGATTTTTCTGACCTCACCTTGGGCAGCGCTATTTTGGCGTCATTTATTGGGGCGGTAGTGTCGCGGCTGCTGGGGGGGCAGGGGCTCAATCTAACCATGGATGCCCGGCAGATCAGCCTGTCGATGCACGATCTGCCCTTTCTCATCATTTTGGGCTTGATGGCTGGGTTGCTGGGGTCACTGTTCCGGCGGGGCATTTTTGGCAGTTTGGCGTTTTTTCGCCAATTTAAGGGTTTGGGATTGCCGGGGCGCATTGGCCTAGCGGGACTGATTACGGGGCTGGTGGGGGTATTCGTGCCGGTGGCGTCGATTGACAATACTGGGCTGCAAGAGTTTTTGGTGACCGGCTCGGCTGGGTGGCAGATGATTGCGATCGCCTTCGTCGCGAAGTTTTTGCTAACGCTACTGGCCTATGGGTCAGGGGCACCAGGGGGCATTTTTGCTCCCTCGCTAGTGCTGGGCGCAGCGTTGGGATGTTTGGTGAGCTTCTTTGCCCAGGGCGTCTACACCGGCTTTGGGGCCTGGCCCCCACCAGCTGATTTAGCTACCACCACTACCTACGCACTGACGGGCATGGGCGCTTTCTTTAGCGCAGTGACGGGGGTGCCAATAACGGCCATCGTGATCGTGTTTGAGATGACCGCCAACTTCAACCTGGTGCTGCCTCTGATGATCGGCTCAGGGGTCGCCTACCTGATTGCCGATCGCGCCAACGACGGCTCGATCTATAACCGCCTGCTCGCTCTCCAGGGCATTCACCTAGAGCCGGTGCCCCAAGCTAACAACCCCTGGGGCCACCTCAAGGCGGCAGATCTAATGCAGCGGCGGGTCGAAACCCTCTCTAGCCAGATGAGCTTACCCGAGGTGGTGCAAGCCTTTTCGCGATCGCACCATCGCGGCTTTCCGGTGCTCGAAGACGGTCGCTTGGTAGGCATCGTCACCCAGAGTGACCTGAGCGACTCCACTACCCAGGGGCTCGATGACGACGCTGCCCTGGCCAATATTATGACCCCCCACCCGGTCACTGTGGCCCCCGATGCCCCCCTGCCCCGAGTGCTGCATCTGCTCAACCGGCTCAAGCTCAGCCGCCTACCCGTCACCCAGGGCAATAAGCTAGTAGGCATCATCACCCGCGCCGACATCATTCGCGCCGAGTGTGACCAGGTCAGTGGCGATCAGCTCAAACTCGGCCCCCAGGCTGAGCCCTCCTATGTAGTGTTTCAGCAGCAGGCCCCCGCCACCGGCCAGGGACGACTGTTGCTGCCCCTGGCCGACCCGCGCACCGCGCCCGATTTGATCAAGATTGCGGCGGCGATCGCCCATGGCTTGCACTACGAACTGGAGTGTATCCACGTCGTGCCTGTGCCCCGCAGCGTTGCCCCGGCTGAAGCCAAGGTTGACCTACAAGGGGTAGAGCCCCTGCGCCAGCTTGCCCTCTCCTACGCCGAAAACAGTGGGTTGTCGGTGCATTTTCAGGTACGGGCTGCCCACGAAATTGGCCGCACCCTGCTCGAAGTGATCAAAGAGCGCCATATTGACCTGGTGCTGATGGGCTGGCACCACCCTAGCCTCACCCCCGGTCGGGTGATCAGCGGCGTCGTCGACACCCTAATTCGCCAGGCCCCCTGCCAGGTAGTAGTAGTGCGCCCCGGCCGCAATCTCACCTTTAACCATTGGCTGATACCCACTGCGGGCGGCCCCAATGCGCAGAGTGCTCAGGCCCTGCTGCCTGGCCTGCTCACCTTAGGCCACTCCCCCGAGGTTCAGCTTTGCACAATCTGCCACCCTGAAAAGGGCGAATGCCTCACCCTCCAGCATCTCTCTGAGATGGCTGACGGGCTAAAAGAAACCTTGCGCCGCCCAGTGTATACCCAGGTGCTGACCCATCCTTCAGTCTCGGAGGCGATCGTTGATATGGCAAATCTATGTCACAGCGACGCCATTTTACTCGGCGCTTCCCGCGAAAACTTGCTAAGCCAGGTCATTAAGGGCAATGTGCCGTTAGAAATTGCTCAAAATACTCAAATCACCGTCATCCTATTGCGTCAAGTCGAAGGCTAG